One Corallococcus caeni DNA segment encodes these proteins:
- a CDS encoding NmrA family NAD(P)-binding protein: MIVVTGATGQLGRLIVENLITRVPVDRVAVSVRDVDKAQDLAARGVRVRRGDFAEPASLAHAFEGATQVLMVSSNARATGGDTLAQHRAAIDAARAAGARRIVYTSHMAASHSSAFPPMLDHAATEQMLAGSGLAWTALRNGFYASSAVFLLERGLKTGVFEAPADGKVSWTTHADLAEAAAVILANEGRYEGPTPPLTAEQALDFEALCELASSVLGRPLRRSVVPEDEMRAKLVASGMPAPAVAISLGLYRASRDGEFAAVDPTLRELLGRAPTGMREVMAGKLGRTA; this comes from the coding sequence ATGATCGTCGTGACCGGAGCCACCGGGCAGCTCGGCCGTCTCATCGTGGAGAACCTCATCACCCGCGTCCCGGTGGACCGGGTCGCCGTCAGCGTCCGGGACGTGGACAAGGCCCAGGACCTGGCGGCCCGTGGCGTCCGGGTGCGCAGGGGGGACTTCGCGGAGCCGGCGAGCCTCGCGCACGCCTTCGAGGGCGCAACCCAGGTGCTGATGGTCTCGTCGAACGCGCGTGCGACGGGCGGCGACACCCTGGCCCAACATCGCGCCGCCATCGACGCCGCACGGGCCGCCGGCGCGCGGCGCATCGTCTACACGAGCCACATGGCCGCGAGCCACTCCTCGGCGTTTCCTCCGATGCTCGACCATGCGGCGACGGAGCAGATGTTGGCCGGGTCGGGGCTGGCGTGGACCGCGCTTCGCAACGGCTTCTACGCTTCGAGCGCGGTGTTCCTGCTGGAGAGGGGCCTGAAGACGGGCGTCTTCGAAGCGCCCGCGGACGGGAAGGTCTCCTGGACCACGCATGCGGACCTGGCGGAGGCGGCGGCGGTGATTCTGGCGAACGAGGGCCGCTACGAAGGGCCGACGCCGCCGCTCACGGCGGAGCAGGCGCTCGACTTCGAAGCGCTGTGCGAGCTTGCGTCGAGCGTCCTCGGACGCCCGCTGCGCCGGAGCGTCGTGCCGGAGGACGAGATGCGCGCGAAGCTCGTGGCCTCCGGCATGCCCGCGCCCGCGGTGGCCATCTCGCTCGGCCTCTACCGCGCGAGCCGCGATGGCGAGTTCGCGGCCGTCGACCCCACGCTGCGGGAGCTGCTGGGGCGCGCGCCGACGGGCATGCGCGAGGTGATGGCCGGGAAGCTGGGCCGGACGGCCTGA
- a CDS encoding TetR/AcrR family transcriptional regulator has translation MRDREKVAAEDAEGPDARARIIAAAAELIASGGPEAATTRAVASAAGVQAPTLYRLFGDKRGLLAVVFEHAMRRYVSEKAARKPHPDPLQDFRDGWDTHIAFGLSHPGLFAIMSSDPQLASQSPSLGDGEDVLRRRIRNLALAGRLRVSEERALGLVSAMGIGAVLTLLSQPEDKRDPGLAQATREAAVAAITGEAATPKNTEVRAMAAALRASIGRIRVLSKGESLLLSELLERIADAG, from the coding sequence ATGAGGGACCGCGAGAAGGTCGCTGCCGAGGACGCGGAGGGCCCCGATGCGCGCGCGCGCATCATCGCGGCCGCCGCTGAGCTCATCGCCTCCGGAGGGCCCGAGGCCGCGACCACGCGGGCCGTGGCCTCCGCCGCGGGGGTGCAGGCACCAACCCTCTACCGGCTCTTCGGCGACAAGCGAGGCCTGCTCGCGGTCGTCTTCGAGCACGCCATGCGGCGCTATGTGTCGGAGAAGGCGGCGCGCAAGCCGCACCCGGATCCGCTTCAGGACTTTCGCGACGGCTGGGACACGCACATCGCGTTCGGCCTCAGCCATCCCGGGCTGTTCGCCATCATGAGCAGCGATCCCCAGCTGGCGTCGCAGTCCCCGTCGCTGGGTGATGGGGAGGACGTCCTGCGCAGGCGCATCCGGAACCTCGCGCTCGCGGGCAGGCTGCGGGTCAGTGAGGAGCGAGCGCTCGGCCTCGTGTCGGCGATGGGCATTGGGGCCGTGCTCACGCTGCTGAGCCAGCCCGAAGACAAGCGCGACCCCGGACTCGCCCAGGCCACGCGCGAGGCGGCGGTGGCCGCCATCACGGGCGAGGCGGCGACGCCGAAGAACACGGAGGTCCGCGCCATGGCCGCCGCGCTGCGGGCCTCCATCGGGCGGATCCGTGTGCTCTCAAAAGGCGAAAGCCTGCTGCTGAGCGAGCTGCTCGAGCGCATCGCGGACGCCGGGTAG
- a CDS encoding lysophospholipid acyltransferase family protein, with amino-acid sequence MGVELPIHDRVGAIRILFSMAFWTFLALSSAVLFLGALLLWALTRPFDANGRVLHLYSCFWAQLYFYVNPMWHLRVEGRERLPWKGAAVLVANHESLGDILVLFGLYRPFKWVSKAENFKLPLIGWNMRLNRYVPLIRGDRASIIQMMAGCRYWLSRGVPILMFPEGTRSHDGQVKAFKDGAFTLSIQERCPLIPVVLTGTARTMPKHGLVLQQAVHARVRVLEPIDPAGFAGDVHALRDHVRDLIIREKARMDAEG; translated from the coding sequence ATGGGGGTGGAGCTGCCCATCCATGACAGAGTGGGCGCCATCCGAATCCTCTTCTCGATGGCGTTCTGGACCTTCCTCGCGCTGTCCAGCGCGGTGTTGTTCCTTGGGGCGCTCCTGCTGTGGGCGCTCACCCGCCCGTTTGACGCGAATGGACGCGTGCTTCACCTGTACTCGTGCTTCTGGGCGCAGCTGTATTTCTACGTGAACCCGATGTGGCACCTGCGGGTGGAGGGCCGCGAACGCCTGCCCTGGAAGGGCGCGGCGGTGCTGGTGGCCAACCACGAGTCGCTGGGGGACATCCTGGTCCTCTTCGGTCTCTACCGGCCCTTCAAGTGGGTCTCCAAGGCGGAGAACTTCAAGCTGCCGCTCATCGGCTGGAACATGCGCCTCAACCGCTATGTGCCGCTCATCCGCGGAGACCGCGCCAGCATCATCCAGATGATGGCCGGGTGCAGGTATTGGCTGTCGCGCGGCGTCCCCATCCTGATGTTTCCCGAAGGCACCCGCTCTCATGACGGCCAGGTGAAGGCCTTCAAGGACGGCGCCTTCACGCTCTCCATCCAGGAGCGCTGCCCCCTCATCCCCGTGGTCCTCACCGGCACCGCGCGGACCATGCCCAAGCACGGGCTGGTCCTCCAGCAGGCGGTCCACGCCCGGGTGCGCGTGCTGGAGCCCATCGACCCGGCGGGCTTCGCCGGGGACGTGCACGCCCTGCGCGACCACGTGCGCGACCTCATCATCCGCGAGAAGGCGCGCATGGACGCCGAGGGTTGA
- a CDS encoding APC family permease, protein MPPSALPDEAGARSAGPRDGYARRVGLFSGVMLVIGGIIGSGIFLNPAIVAQRVHTPGLTLGVWLLGGVVALIGAFIYGELGQRIPKAGGSYVYLRDAFGPLPAFLNAWGMMLMIATGAIAAVAVAFANYTLALTGLGPGFRFPLAVGAIVLLSGVNYLGVRPGALTQNVFTVLKLLALAVLVGAGLLLGRSHPAAVEAVAAPQAPDSLVLALGAALVPVLFSYGGWQQTNFVAEEMVDPERNLPRALLLGVIGVVTVYLLANLTYLRTLGAAGLAASSAPAADALGQLLGPAGRTFITAGVALSTFGFLNLVILVSPRVYQAMAADGLFFPWMARLHPRFRTPSNAILFQAAWAILLTGTGTYGELLDSVVFADWLVFGATAATLFVYRARERQGLVPRAAYRVPGYPFTPLLFIAAALYVLLGSTASNPLNALKGTVLLGAGVPVFLYWRRRTRRPEAPPALGAP, encoded by the coding sequence ATGCCCCCCTCTGCCCTCCCGGATGAAGCCGGAGCCCGTTCAGCCGGGCCTCGTGACGGATACGCGCGACGCGTCGGCCTGTTCTCGGGGGTGATGCTCGTCATTGGCGGCATCATCGGCTCGGGCATCTTCCTCAACCCGGCCATCGTCGCGCAGCGCGTGCACACGCCGGGGCTCACCCTGGGCGTGTGGCTGCTGGGGGGCGTGGTGGCGCTCATCGGCGCCTTCATCTACGGGGAACTGGGGCAGCGCATCCCCAAGGCGGGCGGCAGCTACGTCTACCTGCGCGATGCCTTCGGCCCGCTGCCCGCGTTCCTCAACGCGTGGGGAATGATGCTCATGATCGCCACCGGGGCCATCGCCGCGGTGGCCGTCGCGTTCGCCAACTACACCCTCGCGCTCACCGGCCTGGGGCCCGGCTTCCGGTTCCCGCTCGCCGTCGGCGCCATCGTCCTGCTCTCCGGGGTGAACTACCTCGGCGTGCGGCCCGGGGCGCTCACGCAGAACGTCTTCACCGTGCTCAAGCTGCTGGCGCTCGCGGTGCTCGTGGGCGCGGGGCTCCTGCTCGGACGCTCCCATCCGGCGGCGGTGGAGGCCGTCGCCGCGCCCCAGGCGCCCGACTCCCTCGTGCTCGCCCTGGGGGCGGCGCTCGTCCCGGTGCTCTTCAGCTACGGCGGGTGGCAGCAGACGAACTTCGTGGCCGAGGAGATGGTCGACCCCGAGCGCAACCTGCCGCGTGCGCTGTTGCTCGGCGTCATCGGCGTGGTGACGGTGTACCTGCTCGCGAACCTCACCTACCTGCGCACGCTCGGCGCGGCGGGGCTCGCGGCGAGCAGCGCCCCGGCCGCCGACGCGCTCGGCCAGCTGCTGGGGCCCGCGGGCCGCACGTTCATCACCGCGGGAGTGGCCCTCTCCACCTTCGGCTTCCTCAACCTGGTCATCCTCGTCTCGCCGCGCGTCTACCAGGCCATGGCCGCGGATGGACTGTTCTTCCCCTGGATGGCCCGGCTGCACCCGCGCTTCCGCACGCCATCCAACGCCATCCTCTTCCAGGCGGCCTGGGCCATCCTCCTCACGGGCACCGGCACGTACGGCGAGCTGCTCGACTCCGTCGTCTTCGCGGACTGGCTCGTCTTCGGCGCCACGGCCGCGACGCTGTTCGTCTACCGCGCGCGCGAGCGGCAGGGCCTGGTGCCCCGCGCCGCGTACCGGGTGCCTGGATATCCCTTCACCCCGCTCCTCTTCATCGCGGCCGCGCTGTACGTCCTGCTGGGCTCGACGGCCTCCAACCCGCTCAACGCGCTCAAGGGCACGGTGCTGCTCGGCGCGGGCGTGCCCGTGTTCCTCTACTGGCGCAGGCGCACCCGGCGGCCGGAGGCTCCGCCGGCCCTCGGCGCGCCCTGA
- a CDS encoding DEAD/DEAH box helicase, translating into MTFASLGLSDALTRALAELGYDEPTPVQRAAIPVVLRGGDVQASAKTGSGKTAAFLLPVLEALRARPGGAVRPVRAFILVPTRELAAQIVDALQRYGRHLKKPLKTCLAVGGVSANPQMLALRGGADVVVATPGRALDLVEQNALRLGQVETLVLDEADRLFSLGFADELNRLLALLPARRQNLLFSATFPPAVRTFAERLLHEPTRIDVDDGELPGADLIVQRAIQVDAPRRTMLLRHLLETHAWSGVLTFVASRYAADHVALKLNRAGIPATSLHGELSQGARTQALADFKAKRVRVLVATDVAARGLDIAGLPAVVNYDLPRSTVDYVHRIGRTGRAGEQGMAISFVSADSEAHFRLIEKRNQLTVVREQVAGFEPVETAAPTAPPLDPNGGVKGRRKSKKDKLREAAAAQPPKRKP; encoded by the coding sequence ATGACCTTCGCTTCACTCGGCCTGTCGGACGCGCTCACCCGCGCCCTGGCTGAACTCGGATACGACGAACCCACGCCGGTGCAGCGCGCGGCCATTCCCGTGGTGCTGCGCGGCGGCGACGTCCAGGCTTCGGCGAAGACCGGCTCGGGGAAGACCGCCGCGTTCCTCCTGCCCGTCCTGGAGGCCCTGCGGGCGCGGCCGGGTGGGGCGGTCCGGCCGGTGCGGGCCTTCATCCTGGTGCCCACGCGGGAGCTCGCCGCCCAAATCGTTGACGCCCTCCAGCGGTATGGCCGTCACTTGAAGAAGCCGCTGAAGACCTGCCTCGCGGTCGGCGGCGTCTCCGCGAACCCGCAGATGCTGGCGCTCCGGGGCGGGGCGGACGTCGTGGTGGCCACGCCGGGCCGCGCGCTGGACCTCGTGGAGCAGAACGCGCTCCGGCTGGGGCAGGTGGAGACGCTGGTGCTCGACGAGGCCGACCGGCTCTTCTCCCTGGGCTTCGCGGACGAGCTCAACCGCCTGCTCGCGCTCCTGCCCGCGCGCCGCCAGAACCTGCTGTTCTCCGCCACGTTCCCACCCGCCGTGCGCACGTTCGCGGAGCGGCTGCTGCACGAGCCCACGCGCATCGACGTGGACGACGGTGAGCTGCCCGGCGCGGACCTCATCGTCCAGCGGGCCATCCAGGTGGATGCACCCCGGCGCACGATGCTCCTGCGGCACCTGCTGGAGACCCACGCGTGGTCCGGCGTCCTCACGTTCGTCGCCAGCCGCTACGCGGCGGACCATGTCGCGCTGAAGCTCAACCGCGCCGGCATCCCCGCGACGTCGCTGCACGGCGAGCTCAGCCAGGGGGCCCGCACGCAGGCGCTCGCGGACTTCAAGGCGAAGCGCGTGCGCGTCCTCGTCGCCACCGACGTCGCCGCACGCGGCCTGGACATCGCGGGACTGCCCGCGGTCGTGAACTACGACCTGCCCCGCTCGACCGTGGACTACGTGCACCGCATCGGCCGCACGGGGCGCGCGGGCGAGCAGGGCATGGCGATCAGCTTCGTCAGCGCAGACTCCGAAGCCCACTTCCGCCTCATCGAGAAGCGCAACCAGCTCACCGTCGTGCGAGAGCAGGTGGCGGGATTCGAGCCCGTGGAGACGGCCGCGCCGACCGCGCCGCCGCTGGATCCGAACGGCGGCGTGAAGGGCCGGCGCAAGAGCAAGAAGGACAAGCTGCGCGAAGCCGCCGCCGCCCAGCCCCCGAAGCGCAAGCCGTAG
- a CDS encoding lipase/acyltransferase domain-containing protein, translating to MLLKQEYYADEVWPGWLNDIRNSPHRAIFLHGVMGSELYDRQRRDTLWLDTGIWHEVDNLAFLNVTPQGGVDGPGQFVYARSTVNLPVFGDHYADYLGGIGWGRFNFDWRDGIGIEAQRLALFLRSLRTDGQPLRFVTHSMGGCVLLRMLASTREFDDAIERIVFCAPPFWGALKPIRVIEDGTGTPADWLISNATLRQSAVSMPGLFNLLVAPREYWPTQVPGLDAVLKYPVRTGQDLYRAASWTNPYRLDLRDPLLRFSYSGYQFTRLQAQDVAQRFASRTVVIVGLNGRTDYAALMGPGGWTLHSQPPPAPGKLSNGDGTVLFQASLLPGLPTTCYHAYVPPEREDTHSNLVNLPEVINAILTALTGGSLASSGLVPYADFLPTIDWSLEVEQAPEPGPTENLGYLERARLRARVPLAQWGPSLDPGGNDDRLFHATRQSAFKVLHGADLRTEAGRLGVSYRFLADHIRDLLLPVLSG from the coding sequence ATGCTGCTCAAGCAAGAGTATTACGCCGACGAGGTCTGGCCGGGCTGGCTCAATGACATCCGCAACTCGCCTCACCGCGCCATCTTCCTGCATGGGGTGATGGGCAGTGAGCTGTATGACCGGCAGCGCCGTGACACGCTCTGGCTCGACACGGGCATCTGGCACGAGGTGGACAACCTCGCCTTCCTGAACGTCACGCCCCAGGGCGGAGTCGACGGCCCCGGGCAGTTCGTCTACGCGCGCTCCACGGTCAACCTGCCCGTCTTCGGCGACCACTACGCCGACTATCTTGGGGGCATCGGGTGGGGCCGCTTCAACTTCGACTGGCGTGACGGCATTGGCATCGAGGCACAGCGGCTGGCGCTCTTCCTGCGGAGCCTGCGCACGGACGGGCAGCCGCTGCGCTTCGTCACCCACAGCATGGGCGGCTGCGTGCTGCTGCGGATGCTGGCCTCCACGCGTGAGTTCGATGACGCCATCGAGCGCATCGTCTTCTGCGCGCCGCCCTTCTGGGGCGCGCTCAAGCCCATCCGGGTCATCGAGGATGGCACCGGCACGCCCGCGGACTGGCTCATCAGCAACGCCACCCTGCGCCAGTCCGCGGTGAGCATGCCGGGGCTCTTCAACCTCCTCGTGGCGCCCCGCGAGTACTGGCCCACGCAGGTGCCAGGGCTGGACGCGGTGCTGAAGTACCCCGTGCGCACCGGGCAGGACCTCTACCGCGCCGCGTCCTGGACCAATCCCTATCGCCTCGACCTGCGCGACCCGCTGCTGCGCTTCTCCTACAGCGGCTACCAGTTCACCCGCCTGCAGGCGCAGGACGTGGCCCAGCGCTTCGCGTCGCGCACCGTGGTCATCGTCGGGCTGAATGGGAGGACGGACTACGCGGCGCTCATGGGGCCGGGGGGCTGGACGCTCCACTCGCAGCCGCCGCCCGCGCCGGGCAAGCTCTCCAACGGGGACGGCACCGTGCTCTTCCAGGCCTCACTCCTGCCGGGGCTGCCCACCACCTGCTACCACGCCTACGTGCCCCCGGAGCGCGAGGACACCCACAGCAACCTGGTCAACCTGCCGGAGGTCATCAACGCCATCCTCACGGCGCTCACGGGAGGCTCCCTGGCTTCCAGCGGGCTGGTGCCCTACGCGGACTTCCTCCCCACCATCGACTGGAGCCTGGAGGTCGAGCAGGCCCCCGAGCCCGGCCCGACGGAGAACCTGGGCTACCTGGAGCGCGCGCGGCTGCGGGCGCGGGTTCCCCTGGCGCAGTGGGGACCCTCGCTGGATCCGGGTGGCAACGACGACCGGCTCTTCCATGCCACGCGGCAGTCCGCGTTCAAGGTGCTCCACGGGGCCGACCTGCGCACGGAGGCCGGCCGCCTGGGGGTGAGCTACCGCTTCCTCGCCGACCACATCCGGGACCTGCTCCTGCCAGTGCTCTCCGGGTGA
- a CDS encoding RidA family protein, translated as MPVTLLNPDGLMKPDVYRQVAIATGTRQVHIAGQVAYDAQGQLVARGDLAGQVAQVYRNVAIALAAAGATFSDVVRLTFYVVDWKHELMPAFLAGIEQVTKELRIIPAPASLIGVSVLFEPGVLVELEATAVLD; from the coding sequence ATGCCCGTGACCCTGCTCAACCCCGATGGACTCATGAAGCCCGACGTGTACCGGCAGGTGGCGATCGCCACCGGCACCCGGCAGGTGCACATCGCAGGACAGGTCGCGTACGACGCGCAGGGGCAGCTCGTCGCCCGCGGTGACCTGGCGGGACAGGTGGCGCAGGTCTACCGCAACGTCGCCATCGCCCTCGCGGCAGCCGGAGCGACGTTCAGCGACGTCGTCCGGCTGACGTTCTACGTGGTCGACTGGAAGCATGAATTGATGCCCGCCTTCCTCGCCGGCATTGAGCAGGTCACCAAGGAGCTGCGGATCATACCGGCCCCAGCATCGCTCATCGGGGTCTCCGTGCTCTTCGAGCCGGGCGTCCTCGTCGAGCTCGAAGCCACCGCGGTCCTGGACTGA
- a CDS encoding LysR family transcriptional regulator, whose protein sequence is MKRAQLDEIFAFMAVVDAGSFVGGGQALGLTRSAAGKALARLESRLGVRLLNRTTRQLSLTDEGRVFHEHCLQVLAALDDAEASVGQRAGTPRGVLRLTLPAAFGRRQVLPLLRDYLRTWPELQAEVSFTDRVSDIIEEGYDLAVRINASSTDTRLVSRVVARHPVFVCAAPSYLEAHGEPGTLEDLAGHDCLLFSSRTRRQHWRLREKGGPPVKVEGRSRLRLDSGEAIRDAAVAGLGIAYLPGFLVGEDLASGRLKALLPSCETEHVPIMALYPSRRHLPAKVRRFIDLMVERWSSTTQA, encoded by the coding sequence ATGAAACGCGCGCAGTTGGATGAGATCTTCGCCTTCATGGCCGTCGTGGACGCGGGCAGCTTCGTGGGCGGCGGTCAGGCTCTTGGCCTGACGCGCTCGGCGGCGGGCAAGGCCTTGGCCCGGTTGGAGTCACGCCTCGGGGTGCGCCTGCTCAATCGCACGACGCGCCAGCTGAGCCTCACCGATGAAGGCCGTGTCTTCCATGAGCATTGCCTGCAGGTCCTCGCGGCCCTGGACGACGCGGAGGCCAGCGTCGGACAGCGCGCGGGAACTCCCCGGGGGGTTCTCCGGCTCACCCTGCCGGCCGCGTTCGGCAGACGGCAGGTCCTTCCCTTGCTGCGGGACTACCTGCGCACCTGGCCCGAGCTTCAGGCGGAGGTGAGCTTCACGGACCGCGTCTCGGACATCATCGAGGAGGGCTACGACCTGGCCGTGCGCATCAATGCCTCCAGCACCGATACGCGCCTGGTCTCCCGGGTCGTGGCCCGACACCCGGTGTTCGTCTGCGCCGCGCCCTCCTACCTCGAGGCGCACGGCGAACCCGGCACGCTGGAGGACCTGGCGGGGCATGACTGCCTGCTCTTCAGCAGCCGGACGCGACGGCAGCACTGGCGTCTGCGTGAGAAGGGCGGCCCCCCGGTGAAGGTGGAGGGACGAAGCCGCCTGCGGCTCGACAGCGGCGAGGCGATAAGGGACGCGGCCGTCGCGGGGCTGGGCATCGCCTATCTTCCCGGCTTCCTGGTCGGCGAAGACCTGGCGAGCGGGCGGCTCAAGGCGCTGCTGCCGTCATGCGAGACGGAGCACGTCCCGATCATGGCGCTCTATCCGAGCAGACGTCACTTGCCGGCGAAGGTGCGGCGCTTCATCGACCTGATGGTCGAGCGGTGGAGCTCAACGACACAGGCATGA
- a CDS encoding DUF2092 domain-containing protein — translation MTDTGSSGRSRKRWCGPLLALLLGATPLLGGAQQEKASTESTKATESAARIDPQAQRILRQMSDFLAAQREFSVRTEGTLDEVLDSGQKVQMQRAGDVRLQRPNRLRVDRTGDLAKLHLFYDGRQLTLHGERANAYATTPAPSTVDAMVDMASQRLGLEPPGSDLLLSNPYAALTEAVCSGSYLGRSMVDGVPVHHLAFRNSDGVDWELWVEDGPRPLPRKYVITSRDLPGAPQYSVSLSDWNLSPRLTPDQFQFTPPRDAVRLSFLAPDSQGGAQQGGSK, via the coding sequence ATGACAGACACAGGCAGCAGCGGAAGGTCGAGGAAGAGGTGGTGCGGGCCCCTGCTCGCCCTTCTCCTGGGAGCGACACCCCTGCTCGGGGGGGCGCAGCAGGAGAAGGCATCCACCGAGTCAACCAAGGCCACCGAGTCCGCCGCTCGAATCGACCCCCAGGCCCAGCGCATCCTGCGCCAGATGAGCGACTTCCTGGCCGCGCAGCGCGAGTTCTCCGTGCGCACCGAGGGGACGCTCGATGAGGTGCTCGACTCGGGGCAGAAGGTCCAGATGCAGCGCGCGGGCGACGTGCGCCTGCAGCGGCCCAACCGCCTCCGCGTGGACCGCACCGGAGACCTCGCGAAGCTTCACCTCTTCTACGACGGCCGGCAGCTCACGCTTCACGGCGAGCGCGCCAACGCCTATGCGACGACGCCCGCCCCCTCCACCGTGGACGCCATGGTGGACATGGCCTCGCAGCGGCTGGGACTGGAGCCGCCCGGGTCGGACCTCCTCCTCAGCAACCCCTACGCCGCCCTCACCGAGGCCGTGTGCTCCGGGAGCTACCTGGGCCGCTCCATGGTGGACGGCGTGCCCGTGCACCACCTGGCGTTCCGCAACAGCGACGGCGTGGACTGGGAGTTGTGGGTCGAGGACGGCCCCCGGCCCCTGCCGCGCAAGTACGTCATCACCTCCCGGGACCTGCCGGGAGCGCCGCAGTACTCGGTGAGCCTGTCCGACTGGAACCTGTCGCCCCGGCTCACCCCGGATCAATTCCAGTTCACGCCGCCACGCGATGCGGTGCGCCTGTCGTTCCTCGCACCCGACTCGCAGGGCGGGGCGCAGCAAGGAGGCTCGAAATGA
- a CDS encoding 3-hydroxyacyl-CoA dehydrogenase family protein, whose amino-acid sequence MTTRRLMRVGVVGGGAMGCGIALELAIAGRRVVLYNTRADSSERARVKLERDAALLVETGLLTPAQREAALGRIRRTLVLAEAATDQDLVIESVPEDLALKQEVFHQLDGLAAPDTVLASNTTALSVTALARDCTRPERVLSAHYYLPAHLVPLVDVIPGERTSPDVVEAVRQWLEALGKTPVVYAKDVPGASVGPRLLQALIGEGIRLVQEGVATPEMVDRVLTQGIGRRLGVSGVFDRLDLAGLDLVTGVMRNAGRPVPPVLARKVEQGELGLKTGQGFYTWTPDATAAFEERVARGLITQLREDRAEGRLRAPTPEATE is encoded by the coding sequence ATGACGACCAGGCGACTGATGCGGGTGGGCGTGGTGGGTGGCGGAGCCATGGGGTGCGGCATCGCACTCGAGCTCGCCATCGCCGGCAGGCGGGTGGTGCTCTACAACACGCGTGCGGACAGCAGTGAGCGCGCGAGGGTGAAGCTGGAGCGCGACGCGGCCCTGCTGGTGGAGACAGGCTTGCTGACGCCGGCGCAACGGGAGGCGGCGCTCGGGCGCATCCGGCGCACGCTGGTGCTCGCGGAGGCCGCCACGGATCAGGACCTCGTCATCGAGTCCGTGCCCGAGGACCTCGCGCTCAAGCAGGAGGTCTTCCATCAACTGGACGGGCTCGCGGCGCCGGACACCGTGCTTGCGTCCAACACGACCGCGCTGAGCGTGACGGCGCTGGCCCGTGACTGCACCCGGCCAGAGCGCGTCCTCAGCGCGCACTACTACCTGCCAGCGCACCTGGTTCCCCTGGTGGATGTCATCCCCGGAGAGCGGACCTCCCCCGACGTCGTGGAGGCCGTGCGCCAGTGGCTCGAGGCGCTTGGCAAGACGCCGGTGGTGTACGCGAAGGACGTGCCGGGCGCGTCGGTGGGCCCGCGCTTGCTGCAGGCGCTCATCGGCGAGGGCATCCGGCTGGTGCAGGAGGGCGTGGCGACTCCGGAGATGGTGGACCGCGTGCTCACCCAGGGCATCGGAAGGCGCCTGGGCGTGTCCGGCGTCTTCGACCGGCTGGACCTGGCGGGGTTGGACCTGGTCACCGGCGTCATGCGCAACGCCGGGCGGCCGGTGCCACCGGTGCTCGCGCGCAAGGTGGAGCAGGGGGAGCTGGGGCTGAAGACGGGGCAGGGCTTCTACACCTGGACGCCGGACGCCACCGCCGCCTTCGAGGAGCGCGTCGCGCGCGGCCTCATCACCCAGCTCCGCGAGGACCGGGCCGAGGGCCGCCTCCGCGCCCCCACGCCGGAGGCCACGGAATGA